One Aegilops tauschii subsp. strangulata cultivar AL8/78 chromosome 2, Aet v6.0, whole genome shotgun sequence genomic window, CCAGCGAACCCACACACCAGGATGAGCAGATATAAGCATGCAGTGCCATAACCGAATACTgactccattcctaaatataagtctttttaaagaTTCCACTATGGTCTACATACAGAGGTTTTCAGTACTGCTTTTACCTCACTAGGTGTTGGATGACGAAGGAGGTGGATGCTGCCAAGATGCAATAAACGGCTCCAGAGTAATGGGAAGCTGCTCCCATTGGTGTTGGTAGTTGCCCTAGCCTGTGTGTGCGCCATAGGCAAATGAGTTGGGGGCAGTAAGTTGCTGTGGATACCAATGGTAGCTGGCTCCGCTGCTATTGTTGAAGGATGGCTGGGGTACCTGAaatcacaggcaacagatgaTGGAAAAACAGCCACCTAGGCCACACATCAAAAAGTAGCACATCACAGCATAGCAGAAATAGATAATTTCATCTTTGTTGCTTATTATATTCCAATGAACTCAAAAATGAATATAACAGTTTACTTGCTTTTAGGCTTACTGATTACATATTTTTAATCTTGGTGCCCATAGTTTATTTTCCTCTTTTACTTTCAAAACACATAATACAAAATTGCACAGAACATGTCAACTTTGGTCCATCAACCGTAACAGCACATGTGAAGGAGTTACTACCAAGAATACGCATCTCGCGAGTAATTTTTAACACGTGAAGATGGTCCGTTCCAGGGCTACAGAGCTACAGGTCAATAGAGGAGATAGCAGAATATCATAAGCTTCACCAATGTTTTTACCTCATGAGGTCCAAACTCACTGCTATAAGTGAAAAGCCGTTTTAATGGTGGTGGCTGCTGCCACAGTGGCCGGTTGTTGTGACGACCATGTACAGGGGCAAACATTGCATAACCAGGGCCACATGGTCCATCTGGCTTGTTGAAGTATTGCCGCGCTGGCTGGAATGGTACATTCTAATTAATCTTTCTTGATGATGATAAGAAAATAGACAACTGTGAAACAGGGTATATGGAATACGACATACCAGATTGTTTTGGGGCCACAATGACTGCCCAGGGGGATAGCATGGCACATCCCACTTTTTGAAGCACTGCTGTTGTGTCTGTAAATGGTGCATTCTAATTAATCTTGCTGAACGATTAAGGAAAAATGGATTGGAAACAGGGCATATGGGATTGCCAACTATCGATGCATGGCAAAGCGAACAACAACACAAGGACAAAATTCACAAAAGCAAGTTCACACGGATCTCGGCCAAATATACCTTCTGCTCTTTCTTCCGCTCTAGCTCATGCTCTATCTCCCGCTCTAGCTCCAGCACCTTCTCGTCAAGCTGCTGCTCACATCGCCAATAAAAGAGAAAGTGAGAGAGAGAAATCGGATGAGCCACAGATAATAAACAGAACGCAAATTAGACTGCCGTTGCGGAACCTTCCGCAGATTGTTTTCAATAGGATGGACCTGAGAAATATAATCATTCTGCATAATACTCCCAACAACATTTCGTGCACGCTTGTTTTTCTGAGCCCATTCCAATGGCCTGATGAACAGAAAGTCAATTAGGCAAGAGATCAGGTAAAACTAATTGGCGAATAGCCATCAAATTATAGAATGAATTGATCTAAGTCGGATCATAGGTGCCCAGGCCTTAGCAGAAGAGAGGTTCCGAAGAGAATAAGAAGCTTGCCTTTGGATTTTGCACCTTGGCTCGCAGGAATTGAGCTCACCCACACAGATCTATGCACAGAAGATATGGTAAGTTACTTGGCGGAAATTCTTTCTTTGAAATAAAAAGTGATGCCAAATACTTACTGAGGAGTTGCTTGGATGATTTGCAGAGCTGCTAGCCTCCTCTGGGATCTTGCGACACGCTGAGACTTCAGTGCCTACACAAACCGCTAAATTCATAAGCAACACCATACTTACAATCCTAGGTTTCTTAGGGAACCGGCAAATATGCAGAAAACACACAAAGCAATATGCAGGCATCAGGCAGCCATCAAGTGGCTCCAAACAGCCCCCAGGTTAATTTGCCAAGGCAGTCACAAGAAGAACATAATAACTAAGTAGATAAGGACTGTAAGCATTGCATAGGCATGGCGAACAATAAGAGCAGCTAACAGTTACCTCGAGTCATATCCAGATGGCGGGACAATGTACAGGCAAAGAAAGGATGTTGAGGGTCATAGCGAAGTTCGTAATAAAAATCATCCGGAAGATAATACTTTCCAATTGCTTTCACTGCCTTGTTTCCCAAGTCAACATCGGCGACCCATCCATCCTGAATGCTGGGTTCCAGCACAGATTTGAGATAAAGAATATCGTCACCATCCGGGCTCAGGATGGGGAAAGCTGAGTAGAGGTCCCTGAATGTCAACTTTTCGCCCTTTAGCCCGGGCAACAAAGATGAATGCGCTGATCCGTCGACAACCAAGATGTCAGCGACATTGGCAGCACATGTCTGGCGCCAACAGTTGGACGAAACTGTCCGAGTCCATGTCACAGCCCTCCAGGCACCCCCAAAGGACAGCTGCTTGCAATGCCAATCCACGGCTTTGCCCTCGAGCGACATGATCAAGTCCGAATCGTAGATAACATCATCCTTGTCGCTCTGGCTTTCAGGAGCAAGATTCTCCATCTCAATGAACTTGAGCACGCCATCAACATATGCGAGATCCCGAAACCACCAGAGATTTGGGTGAGATTCCCCTCTAGTTTCTTTCTTCTCTTTGCTTGAGGAGGGGGGATGTGACATTTTAGTTTGTATCTGTTCCCAGGCAACGGCTCGGGCAACGGGATGAACCTTGCATGATCTTGACGCAGGTCGCACATCAGCAGGCCGTGTGACAAATCAACCCACCCTAGCAAGCCTTCTTCTCCAAGCGTGATCACCTTGTCGGGTCTAATCCTGTCGACCCCAGGACATGGATTGGGCAGTGTCCTAGTGCTCCATGACTTCCTCTCGGACGAGTAGATTTGAAGGTGATAGTCATCCGACGACGGCGCGAGGCAGAGAGCGGCCACGAGATAGCAGCTGCCGAGCTGCAGGACACCGAACTCCCTGACCCCGCGCAGGTCATCGCGGTCGTTATCATAATACTCGTCGGGAGAAGGAATACGGTCAAGCAACGGCGACTCACCGGCCTTGTACAGGAAATATTCAGATGCGTAGTGGCCGTTGAAGGCGGCGCGGAACAGGATGAAACGGCCCTCCGCGCCGACGCCGACGACGTGTGGCGAATCTGAGAACTCGGAATACGGGCGGTCTTGCAGATGAGGGGGTCTGCAGCAGTGGATGGAGAAGATGGACAGCTGCGGTGGGTCGGCCATACAGAAGGAGACCTTCATGGTGAAGCCATCCCTGGATACGACTGTGGCCGTGGTCTCGTTCGTGCTGTCGGTGAAACGCGGTTTCCGGGAGAGGAGAATTGAGGCCAGCCGACGCCGACGGGAGGTATTGGCGGCGTCGCCCATCACGACGGGTTTCCGATTTTGGTGGGGATTTTGGGGGATCTGGTGGCGTCGCGAGATAGGAAGGAATTGCAGATTAGGGTATCTCTCTATTCTCGCGACCCCGAGACCTCTGTTTTTAGGTCAAAGCAGTACAAAGAGGACTCAAACTCCGAAAGTCATCTTTTTGATCCCGAGCTCATGTGCTcccgcatgaacagtaaaatcgaaaaaaattcaaaaaattccaaattttttttgaaagaacattgacaaaagttctaagtgtCTGCAAAAATTCATCATGAAATAACATTCCGgtaaggcgtggcaaaaaaaacaaattcagtgcttcaaaatgcttttgaaagtagctttttcagagtactgtttttgtttttttttgccatgccttcTAGGAATGTCATTTTCACGGcgaatttttgcaggcacttagaacttttgtcaatgtttctcccaaaaaaaatttggaattttttgaatttttttcgattttt contains:
- the LOC120974999 gene encoding uncharacterized protein — its product is MQNDYISQQLDEKVLELEREIEHELERKKEQKTQQQCFKKWDVPCYPPGQSLWPQNNLPARQYFNKPDGPCGPGYAMFAPVHGRHNNRPLWQQPPPLKRLFTYSSEFGPHEVPQPSFNNSSGASYHWYPQQLTAPNSFAYGAHTG